One window from the genome of Salisaeta longa DSM 21114 encodes:
- a CDS encoding CsgG/HfaB family protein, whose protein sequence is MMFRVSAVLMCLLIGGWSLRTAQAQTIKKRIAVLSFEDKTDQNYRWGSKSAGEGMADMLITELVQSDRYTVLERTQINKVLQEQDLGARGIVTAQSAAEVGKMLGAELVIFGAITEFGYKQRSTGGATRRFGIGIKSTTAVVATDVRMVNATTGEIVAAENVRKEESKRGLSVDTDKLDFGSQSAFDESLVGEATREAIDRIVALIDNGAQNVQWSASVITVQNGNVFINAGANSGLENGQTLVVKKPGQSLVDPETGLKLGSVEKTIGTIRVTDNTMGSGRAAKCTIVSGSGFARGDIVRLQAE, encoded by the coding sequence ATGATGTTTCGCGTATCCGCAGTACTGATGTGCCTCCTGATTGGGGGGTGGAGCCTACGCACGGCACAGGCCCAAACGATCAAAAAACGCATCGCCGTGCTGTCGTTCGAAGACAAAACGGACCAAAACTACCGCTGGGGCAGCAAGAGCGCCGGCGAAGGGATGGCCGACATGCTGATTACTGAGCTGGTGCAGTCGGATCGCTACACGGTGCTCGAGCGCACGCAGATCAACAAGGTGCTGCAAGAGCAAGACCTCGGCGCGCGCGGCATCGTAACGGCACAGTCGGCTGCCGAGGTTGGAAAGATGCTGGGCGCCGAGTTGGTTATTTTTGGCGCGATCACCGAGTTTGGCTACAAGCAGCGCTCAACGGGCGGCGCCACGCGGCGCTTTGGCATCGGCATTAAGAGCACGACGGCTGTGGTGGCCACCGACGTGCGCATGGTGAACGCGACGACGGGCGAGATTGTCGCGGCCGAGAATGTGCGCAAGGAGGAGAGCAAGCGCGGCCTCAGCGTAGACACCGACAAGTTGGACTTTGGCTCGCAGAGTGCGTTCGACGAGTCGCTGGTGGGCGAGGCCACGCGCGAGGCCATCGACCGCATCGTAGCGCTGATTGACAACGGGGCGCAGAACGTGCAATGGAGCGCCAGCGTGATTACGGTGCAAAACGGCAACGTATTCATCAACGCCGGGGCCAATAGCGGGCTGGAGAACGGGCAGACGCTGGTGGTGAAGAAGCCCGGGCAGAGCCTCGTGGACCCCGAGACGGGGCTCAAGCTGGGATCGGTAGAAAAAACCATCGGCACCATCCGGGTCACCGACAACACGATGGGCAGCGGCCGGGCCGCGAAGTGTACCATCGTGTCGGGCAGCGGCTTTGCACGCGGCGACATTGTGCGCCTGCAAGCGGAGTAG
- a CDS encoding carboxymuconolactone decarboxylase family protein encodes MEASAAQQNDLDNFIIRSAQEAFGFLPNLLQEMMEHNPAVARTYLTTMKAMEQGTMHPAERETVVLTISRYNDCHYCSAAHGKSCAMVGVPEADIEAVRTGQLPDDERLRDLVRATRLIMDKHGALSDDEKDDLRSRGISASDLYEITALIGIKTLSNFVNQTAQTTVDEAFQ; translated from the coding sequence ATGGAAGCTTCTGCAGCCCAACAAAACGACCTCGACAACTTCATCATTCGCTCGGCCCAAGAGGCGTTCGGGTTCCTGCCGAATCTGTTGCAAGAGATGATGGAGCACAATCCTGCGGTGGCGCGCACGTACCTTACCACCATGAAAGCCATGGAACAGGGCACCATGCATCCCGCAGAGCGCGAAACTGTCGTCCTAACCATTTCACGGTATAACGACTGCCACTACTGCAGCGCCGCCCACGGCAAGTCGTGCGCCATGGTGGGCGTACCCGAAGCCGATATTGAGGCCGTCCGTACCGGGCAGCTCCCCGATGACGAGCGCCTGCGTGATTTGGTGCGCGCGACCCGGCTTATTATGGACAAGCACGGCGCGCTCTCGGATGACGAAAAGGACGACCTCCGCAGCCGCGGCATCTCGGCCAGCGACCTCTACGAAATTACGGCGCTCATCGGCATCAAAACACTCTCCAATTTTGTAAATCAAACCGCCCAGACGACCGTCGACGAGGCGTTTCAATAA
- a CDS encoding carboxymuconolactone decarboxylase family protein, whose amino-acid sequence MSRPSSSASPDALQAAIANDPRGIAKQTFGVVPNFLSDIAAHTEAPMVAYLSANVFLRDGQLTPRERQVVLLAAVATYRSRYDAVVHARAALDAGLPPDVVNALLQNDPLPDPRLNRLAETTRHAIAQRGVFDEDVLASLADEGFGRGALYEMYALIGMKAFSCFANNLIAPTIDAALQPTDDALPPLPVQTAARQRLYEGA is encoded by the coding sequence ATGTCGCGCCCTTCGTCCTCGGCGTCCCCCGATGCCCTTCAAGCCGCCATTGCCAACGACCCCCGTGGCATCGCCAAGCAAACCTTTGGCGTGGTGCCTAACTTCCTGTCGGATATTGCCGCGCACACCGAAGCGCCCATGGTGGCCTACCTGTCGGCCAACGTATTTTTGCGCGACGGCCAGCTGACACCGCGCGAGCGCCAAGTCGTGCTCCTTGCGGCCGTTGCTACGTACCGGAGCCGCTACGACGCGGTGGTGCACGCGCGGGCCGCGCTTGATGCAGGCCTGCCGCCCGACGTGGTGAACGCGCTGCTCCAGAACGACCCGCTGCCCGATCCGCGCCTCAACCGCCTCGCCGAAACCACCCGGCACGCCATTGCGCAGCGCGGCGTGTTTGATGAGGACGTGCTTGCATCGCTTGCAGACGAGGGGTTCGGGCGCGGCGCGCTTTACGAAATGTACGCCCTCATTGGCATGAAAGCGTTCAGCTGCTTTGCCAACAACCTCATCGCGCCCACGATTGACGCGGCCCTCCAGCCCACCGACGACGCCCTTCCGCCGCTCCCCGTCCAGACGGCTGCTCGCCAGCGCCTCTACGAAGGGGCCTAG